The following is a genomic window from Strix aluco isolate bStrAlu1 chromosome 3, bStrAlu1.hap1, whole genome shotgun sequence.
CACATGCAGTGACTTACAAGTGATCAGAAATGGTTTGCAGgcagaaaaggagcagaaaataaTGATACTGTCTGTAAAAAGAAAGGTAGGATGTATCCACCGCTATTTATTTaagcaataattttaaatgaTCTGTATTGTCCTCAGACCAACAATGTTTTACATGAGAACTAGACAGAATTTATTAAAGAATCAGGATCCTGCCATCCTTTTCACATTAAGAATCTGTGATCAAAAATTTagcctttaggaaaaaaaatccaaacctaaaAATCtgggggggtttgggttttttagtttggtgtttgtttctttgggtttttttgtttgggttttttttttttcttttttctccatgtgGAATTGAGGAGCCTTCTGGCTTGCAGTGGAGTATATTTTATACAGCCAAATTGCTTTTGACAAATGAAACCAAGTTATTGTTAATTACTCAACCTGTGGCCTTTACCAAACTGAAATATATGATTAAACAAAATGGCTCAGACAGCACATTAAGCTTTGAAGAGTTATTGTATTTTTTGAGCTCTCAAagccttttcttcagaaaacagaaagcattttttgtcATGACAGCGGGATTGTTCAACTCTATATTTAGCCAGTGTCAAAAcgctcaagaaaaaaaattgtcaaaagtaATTTTGTGATCCTTCTGACACAAAAAGCACACGCACAGGCACCCAGATAATATTGCACTCCACTTTGCAAGGGAGAAGTATTATGCTTTGCAGTGTGCCTTTTGTGAGCAGGCGCTTGTTTTGAACCGGCTGCAATAGGATTTTCCAATTTTGATTGATCGTGACAGAAAACGAGCTCCATAACCATGACTAAACTAAATGTCGCCTCTAAGAGCTGCAATATTTCTGAATCATTAATGAGTATAGAACAAATAACGGGGAAACACGCGGAAAGCCCTACCTTTAACTCTACTAGTTGCCAGCAATATTCTTGATCTttctgtttaaacaaaaaaaagctttcaaggcTACCTGCTTCACTGCCGGTACATATTTTTATTCAGCAAAACTAACAATGCAAAATCATGCATTTGTCACATAAATGTCAGCTCCTTGGAAGGCATGCCATAAAAATATCCACAAATGTTCAACAGCTTTTGCAAATAAGGGGATTTTTCTGAGCTTTCCGTTATAGCAgtagcaagaaaataaaataaattaaaaaataaaggtatttatgTGTTTCTGAGCCGAGGAGGTCAGTGCCGAGGGGGGGATGCGGCAGCGCACCGTCCCCACTCCCGGGGAGGGTTTCCCGGCCCGGGGCAGTCTGTCCCTCACCCCGGGGGGGACAGGGAATTTCCTCCGCCCCAAAAACTTTAGCCCCAGCCTAATATTTTCCATGCCGGACCGTGAGCTCACGACGCTAAATCACAACTGGGGGCGGGAATGAGCGGTAAACCGAGAAGGCCGAGGgaaaaagggagggtggaaggggaaaaagaaaaaaaagagccgGAGCAAATGAAAACCATCTCAGAGCAAGGTcggagggcgggcgggagggggtCAGCACGTTTGGGGGTGCCGGGCAGCCCCCAGGCACTGCCCCCACCTGTCTGTAGGGCGCTGAGCACCACCAGGAGCATTTGGGGCATATTATTAATTACTTAATGGCTCGGTCGGTGAGCGGGGTTGGCATCACCAGCTGGAGAGCGTGGCCCAGGCGCTGTCGGCGGGCCCCGCCGGTTGGGGGGTGATTCGGCTCGGCAAGGCTCAGCTCGGCAAGGCTCGGCTTGGCACTGCTGGGCCGGCTGCACCTGGTGCCCTCCCGCCCCTGGCCCGGGGGTCTCATAGCCTTTCCCTCTTAGCGGCCTCGgcgagggggagaggggaaatcCCGCTGCCCGCATCCCTGCCTGCGCCCCCGTCCTGCTCCTCTTCCCGCAGCCCCCAGCCTTTTCTCCGTCtcctttttcttgttctttatatttttctttttttttctgttttctttttctttttcctttatttatttttctttattctttgtctctttttatttttctttattatttgtctccttttcttccattttttctttcttttttatttttctttttcttttttctttcttttccctcttcattttgtacttcttttccttcttccttttctttttcttcttcgttttctttttattctgattttcttcctcctccttcttgtttttcttcgttttctttttattattctcttcggttttttctctttttccctcttcattttcttctcctcttccctcttcgttttcttctcattttcttctccctttccttccccactatttccacgCACACACCCCTGcacccggccgggccggggcggacCCTCCGGTACAAGGCAGCCGCGCAGCCCCGCGGACATGTGGAGGACTCACGGGAGCTGCGCCCGGGAGGCGGGGAGCTGTCCCGCCGTGCATGATGCTCTCCCGCAACAGGTGCCCGGCGGAGGGGCCAGCCGGGGGCTTGTTTCTGCTGCGgggtgctgtattttttttcctttatacacCTAGAGAAAGCCTCTCCCAGCACCCCATCCCCACGGATCAGGGCTGCGAGCTGGTTGTGGTCACggatgtgcgtgtgtgtgcgcatCACGGTAAGACACACACCTCCCCTCGCGCctcgggaggaggaggagtgcgCACAAACCGCGGGCACCCTCGCTCACCGTGCGTGGGGCCGAGCACGCAGGTCGTTAATTACCGTGGGCGCGGTGGGGAGCTCAGCGGACTGGTTCCGCGGCTTTTCCCGAGTGGTCCCAGCCCGCGGCCCCCTGGCCCATGGCTTCTATGGCCCCCCAGGGCCCCTGGCTCATGccatcccccccgcccctcaccgCGGGCCCGGCTGTGGGCTTGGGCACTCGCCCACCTGGGGGAAAAGACCCTTTCGCGGGTGGGAGAGGATCCCCCACCCGCTCCGAAAAAATCGTCCCGTTGGATTACCAGGGCAGAGAGAAGGACACCCGGTTTCCTCGGCCGCCTTTCGATCGCCTCCGTCCTGCAGCTGCCGGCAGCCGCTCCCGCCTCAGGCTGAGAACGGCAAACTCATCGCCACGGTGCCCCCCGGGGGCTGTAGCCGTGGGGGGGTCGGGGGGAGTGAGGCAAACACGGGGCGCCTATCCCTTTGCgattttcagctgcttttaaatCGATCCACTCGCTTTTTCCCGACGGCCGTTTTCCAATGCTCAGGCGGCACCGGCTGCTCCCTCGGGCGCGCAGGGGTTTAACCCCACGTCtcgggggagggtggggggatgagtggagggggggggcggccgggtgGGCACCGCGTGGGGACTTCTCCCCGTGCCCGTCCCCGCAGGGATGCCGTGCCCCTGGCAGGAGACTCCGTTTGCCCCTCCTGCTtgccgctgcccgcgctgccggcgGGGGGACCGGACCCCGGGGGGGGTGGGCGCTGCCCGCCCGTCTCTGCCCGGCGCCgctgcccccctctccccccgaCACCCCCATCGAAAACCCGACGAAGAGCATATTTTCGATGCGTTTTTCCTGTTTTCCGGAtgttttcctcccccccccccgccttcagTTGTTTGAGGGAAAACACTCACGATCTTCCCATCGACCTTtcttggagggggggaaaaaggccACAGAAATCCCCCAAACACTCGTCCCATCCACGTTGTACGAGGCTGCTATTATTTGGGTTAGAAAAAGGCGGATTTCGATGCCAGGTGGGCGGCGACGGGTTTGCCGGGGACGCTGGACGGGGAGGGGGTCCGGCCTCGGCACGGGTCACCCCCCCGCTGCTGAGCGCGGCCCCTCCCCACTGGGCCCCACCGGCAGCCGGCGGCTCCCCCCAGAAGCACAAGGACCCCCCCCCTTCTGTTCCCGGAGCCTCTGGCGATGTCCCCGCCCGTGTGTCCCGGCCGTCGGGGCTGGAGGCGGGGGGCAGGTGCCCGTACTGCGCCCCGGTCCTCGCGTCCGCGTCCCGCGTGGGAACGAGCGTGGAGAGGGACCTTCCCGCCTCAaggtggagggggggggctgggggagcacgGGGAGCCCCACGGTCGACCCCGCTCCGCCTTCCCACATCCCTAAAACGGGCCGGGGGGCGCGTGGGGGGGGGCGTCCCGTGGGGCTACTGCGGGCAGCCCCTGCCGTGGCGGAGCGCTGGCCCCGTGGGGGCGGGCGGAGGgtgccgtgtcccccccccccccaatcccccgtCCCCCCCGTCGTCCCCCCTCCTTCTCCGCGGCGGCCGCGGCCATTTAGGAACCGCGCCGGAGCCAATGGGCGGCCCGCGGCGGCGCCTCCACCGTGACGGCCGAGATTGACGTGTTTCCCACGTCAAATTGATCCCAAGTAGCGGCGGGGGCTCCCCGGGAGTGGGGAACCGGGCCGGCGCCGTCAGGAcacccccgccgccccgccgccggctctCGCCCAgcccgcccgccctccgccgCTCCCCGGGCCGCTCTAtgccgggccggcggcggcggccggtgccggggctgcggcgcggcgggcaggcggtgccccctccccgggcactGGAGCGGggctcccccgccgccgggcgATGGGTAAGCGCGGGCGGCCTCAGGGAGGGCTCCGGCCGCGGGGAGGGCTCCGGGACGGGCTCCGCGGGGTCGCTTggcggaggggaaggggaggggaggcggaggggggggagcaccgggttgggggtgggggggcgccgGGCCGGACCCCCGCCCGCCGGTCGCCGGCCCCGTGGCTGCGGCGCGGCCCTCCGGGCCGTCGTGGCGGCGGGCGGGGGTCCGGCACGACGTGCCCGGCTGGGAAGGCGCTCGGCTTCCCCCGTCCTCCTCGCTTGCCTTCCTCCGCTTTCGCTCTGCTATCGTCCTTGGGTTTTTTCGCCCGTTCTCGttgtttctccatttttctttcttttttctctgctttactgtctttttttcgcccccccccccttttttttctgtctttccccgtctttatttctcccttttctccatttctttctccttttttcccccacttcttttctcctttctttctgcttttctctctttctttttccttttccctctttctcattttcctttcatttcccccctttccttttccccttttccttttagtctctttcctccttttccttttcttccattttcccctttccacctttttctttccccgcttttccttttcccttttattccccttttccttttccctttactgcccttttccttcttccccttttcccctttttcttttccccttctccttttcctcctttttcctcctttttcctcctttttcctcctttttcctccttctttttcctcctttttctttctccctttcattttcccccttccctctctccttttcctttaccctttcccctttccccaccttcccttttttcctcttccccttttcctccctttccccgtTTCCCAACCCTCCCCTGTCCCACGCCCGCTTGCCGCCTAGACGTGGGGCCTGCCGGGCAGCCGGCGGGGGCCACGACTCGGGCGGCGGCGCGTCCCGGTCCCGCTCCCggtccctgcccgcccctgcccgccgccgccggtgccCCTCGGGCTGCCCGCCGGTAACGCGCCCCGCCGCAGAGCACCCGTACGGGGAGGTGAACCAGCTGGGCGGCGTCTTCGTCAACGGGCGGCCGCTGCCCAACGCCATCCGGCTGCGGATCGTGGAGCTGGCGCAGCTCGGCATCCGGCCCTGCGACATCAGCCGCCAGCTCCGCGTCTCCCACGGCTGCGTCAGCAAGATCCTGGCCCGTTACAACGAGACCGGCTCCATCCTGCCCGGGGCCATCGGCGGCAGCAAGCCGCGGGTCACCACCCCCAACGTGGTCAAGCACATCCGAGACTACAAGCAGGGCGACCCGGGCATCTTCGCCTGGGAGATCCGCGACCGGCTGCTGGCCGACGGCGTCTGCGACAAGTACAACGTCCCCTCGGTCAGCTCCATCAGCAGGATCCTGCGGAACAAAATCGGGAGCCTCTCCCAGCCCGGCCCCTACGACGGCGGCAAGCAgccgcccccccagcccgcccTGCCTTACAACCACATCTACCAGTACCCTTACCCCGGCCCCGTGGCCTCGCCGGCCGCCAAGatggggggacaccccggggCTCCCGTGACGGCGGCCCACGTCAGCCTGCCCCGCTCCTGGCCCTCGGCGCACTCCGTCACCAACATCCTCGGCATCCGCACCTTCGTGGAGCAGACGGGTGGGTaccgcgccccggcccccccgggcaGTGATCGCTCCCTCCCCTCCCGGCGAGCAGCTCTTGACATCCCCCCCACCCtcgctttttttttattttttaaatttttttttcctttttttttgaatcaCCGCACCCCGCTCCAGCAGGACGGAGCGGCGGGGCCAGATGCGGCGAGGCTTCAGACATCTTGaactttttatgaaaaatgtggaaaatattttcatagggATGATAGATTGCCGACCGCAAATTCGGAGCCCTGAATTTCCctttgcaaaggggaaaaaaaaataatggaagggggtaaaaaaggggaagaaaacaaatcaggggagaggaaaaaggggggaaaacgCCACCTCAGAAAACAGGCACGGCGCTCTCCGGGATCCCCCTGAGAAATTGCCCTGGTTTTCTTAAAACCCATCCCGGGGAGGAGGACGGGAGGAGCGTCGCGGCCTCgagccccgcgcccggcccggctGCCCCGCCGGCTCCGGAGGAGGGGGGGACACGACACGGGGACGTGGCGGGGGCGAGGGATGCGAGTCCTTTTATCCTTCTAAAAGCCCGAGTAAATCAACCGCATGCGTTTCCCTCCGCGCAatcatttatctttaaaattcCGATGTCACTTTTATAAATCTCCTTCGTCAGAAGAAAAATTGGGCCTCCTAAATTATCGGATCATGGAAGTGAGCGGGAGGGGGGCACATGGCGCGGAGTCCCGGGCAGAGGGACCGGGTTCTGGAGGGGGGGACGGGACCACAGCCTCTCCCCCCGGTGGGGTACCAAACCAGGGTACACCTAATTTCGGCCGTCAAGACCGAGCCTTTCCCGGGtcgccccagccccgggggagTGGGAGGCGAGGCGGATCTGTTCCCCCCTGCCACTCCGCTGTCCCCATCGGGTTTATACGAAGAGGTACTTGCAAACCCGGGCTTTCCTTACTTTTCACCCCAATCCCCGCTCCGGGGGGACTAAAcctggccgggccgggccgcggccgggtCGGGGTGGGGGTGGCGAGGGCTAACGCTAACGGAGCCGCCGCCCTCTCCTCCCCAGGGGCTCTGGCTGGCACAGAGGGGTCTGCCTACCCCCCCAAAATGGAAGACTGGCCCAGCGTGAACAGGACGGCCTTCCCCCCGTCCCAGGCGGTCAACGGCATCGACAAGGCTGCCATGGAAGGAGATATCAAATACCCGCCGGTAACTgccggggagggcaggaggggacaaGGGGGGAACAAgggggggacaaggaggggacaAGAGGGGGACAAGGGGGAGCAGAAGGGGAGGAGGGCGATTTTCTGTTGCTCCCATTACCCCTCTGCCCGGTTTCCGCACTGCCGCGGGCAGGCGGACCCCTGAGGGGGCAACCCCGATCCCCAGAGCCGGGCGGGCTGGTTTTGAGCCTGCACAACGATGTTCCCCTCGTACCCTGCATGTCTCTCTGTGCCTgtccccagcccgccccggggctCTCGTCGGTGGGCGGCTTCCTCCCGGCCTGCGCCTACCCTCCCTCCAACCAGCCCAGCGTCTtcggcggggcggccggcggctaCATCCCCCCGGGCCCCCCCTGGCAGCCGCAGGGCAGCCCCTTGGCCCACCACGGGCCCGGCGTGGCGGTGCACGGCGGCGACCTGGCCACGGCGATGGCGTTCAAGCAGCCCGGGAGGGAAGGTGAGCCGCGGGGGGGGATGTGGACGGGGAGCACGGAGGGGACGTCGCGAGCACCCCTGgtgcggcgcggggggcggctgcGGACCCCTCCGGGGCCTCGGCGAGGGCGGGAGAGGAATGGGAAAGGCTAAGGGAGTTCGTGCGGGTCCCCCCACCTTCAGGCAAAGGTTACCTCGCCGAATATTTTAATTATCTATAATATTTCCCCCCTCCCGTGTGGGCTCTGGGGCTGTCGGCCGGACTGGCGGCTGCGGCCCCCGGGATTTGCCATGCCGTCACCCATACCCTGGGCAGACCCGGTCCCATCTGTCCCCCCGCTCCCACCGGAGGCTGGGAGctcccccggtgccccccgccgcAGTATTCGATGGGTCTCGAtccagcccccctcccccctcccccgcgccCAGCACCTTCCCGCCCAGCCTCAGCCAGCACATCGGGATTATAAACTAGAAATCAGTTTTTATGTTCATTCGCACTCGTGTGCGCTGGAAATCGACAGGGAAGCGGGAGAATTTCGGTCGAATCCTTCGGTTTTCGTGTGTCCCCTCCTGGACAGGGGCGGTTTTCTGGGCGGAATTTGCGGGGTGCGGCGGAGCAGGGCCGGAGCTGCGGCTGTTCCCCAGGTCCTCCGAGTATGAACAACGATAAAAGGACATACTAACGGCATCCATCTTACCGGGAAGCCGTGCACAGAACGCAGAAAAGTCTCGACTAGGAATTATTAGTATGATAAATCCCCCGCCGTGGGGAGTACTTAAAGATAAACCCCCCATGAGAATCACATGGGTGTGATTTGAACGTATATACTAGAGGCTGTTGATCGGGACGTTTCTCTTGCTAATTATTTCGGTTCATTGACGGAAGCTTTATTTCCTCGGTAGGTGGTTTCGTTTTAAAAATCCCAACTCTCCTGTTCTGGGTATAAAATCCCCGtcgaaatatttcttctttttcgtGGTGTTAGACTTCCTATTCGTTTTCACATTTGCAATTCATTTCCCACTTATCAGTCCATTtctttattgctgttttttttgggggggggtgtgttattttttttgtgtttttgtgggttttttggtgttggtgtttggttttttttttttttttaatacgacCCTTTACCATTTCTAACTACGACAACCTGCTGCGAGTCCCGAGGATGAGTTATTGCGAGTATTAATGGGTGAAAATAGATAATTGTAAAccaattatttggaaaaataataagGAAACGGGGCGCGAGaaagtgagggagaggaaggaaagaaaaagaaaaaagagagaaaaggaaagagagagagcaagaaggaaagaaaaaaggaaggaaagaagacaagaaaacGAATGAAGAAGGAAAGGTGACCTGCCCTTAATTTAGTATATTTTTCTAGGTGTTTTAAGTGACTTGGAGCCTGAGTTTTCTGACTTGCCAATCTTCAAGCTGGCTCTGCCGAAAGGCCCACAGACTTTCTTTAAacatttgtgggttttggttttgcgtgttttgttttgtttgtttttttctctctttttttccccttaaaagcttttttcctttttaatttaattcgGATCTGTTTTCTGGTTCCGTTACTTATCTGGGACAAACCAAATATCGGATTATCTGACAAAACGCTCCACCCAGCCCGGAGCAGGGGGGCTGGCAGAGGAAGGCCGGCCGCCCAGCggaggggggggcaccggggctcGCTGCTTCCTGGCCCCCGGTACCCgcgaggaggtggggagaggcagagggagggaaagggacagagagagggaaagaaagaagagagcaggaaataaataaatacggagagagaaaaaaaaaagacagccagACAATTTCACCCTCCAATTCAGACCTTTTCCAATTCACTGCCGTGATTTCCCCAGAAAATTCTCCCCGCTTATCCCAATGTCCGCAGCGGCCCCGGGACACTTGGCAGCCCCTCCCCACCCCGAAGGCCCGTGTGTGGACGGTGCGGGGGGATCCACAGGGCCTGGGCCAGCCTTGGGCTGTGCCGGGGATAAGCTGGAGCTGGGGAGAAGCTGAGCAGGAGTTTACCTACAGCTGGCAGGTTGTGCAGATGCGCTCCCCTTCCCCATGCCCCTCCCGGCTCTGGTGGGACATGTTCTTGGTGTGGCTGGAATGGGTCTGGGTTACCTCCCCAGGCAGATGTCGACCCCTGGCAATGACAGAGGGGCTCTGGCATCACCATGGTCCCTATCGCTCGGGGGATTGATccccattttcctctctgtttcccCTGGAGAGGTTTGATACATGGAGTCTGGCAGCCCCTTTCAGAAGGGGTGGCTTTCCTGGGGACAGCTGCATGGGGGGCCCAGAGGGACAGAGCCACTCTTGGAGGGCTGTTGGAGGAGGGTCTGCGTGCATGCAGATGTGGGATGTACCTGGCAGCAGCGACGTGCTTTGGAGTCAATCCACtgccttgttgttgtcctttaTTCCCCCCTCCTCTACCCTTCTTGCAGCCGTGGACAGAAAACCTGGCAGCCCTGTGGGGAAGTCTCCAGACCCTCTAAATTCCATCCACGGACTCTCTATCCCAGCATCCTCTTCCTAGAGCCACGGAGCAGCACTCTAGGGACAGTGACTCTTGGAATAAGAACCTGCAAACTGTAAAAGGAGCCCGAAGTGCCACCAAACTGTACCCGAAGTGCCACCAAACTGTACCCAAAGTGCCACCGCCTCCGTCAGGTGCCTCTGGGGATGAGGAGACAGCCTGGTGACAATCTCCCATGGCAAATCGTTGCGCTGGGGTGTTCACTCACACTGCCCAGAGGGACACTTTACCTCCATTGGATCAGAAAGGGGTGACAGAAGAGACTCAGTCTTCCttctttattttgtctttttttttttttttttttctcctcattgctttcagtttttctttctcctcctcatgTCCCTGAAGACCACTGGATGCAGGGCAGCAAATACCTCTGTCCCCAGCCATCACTTGGAGCGTccctggctctgtcccagcccAAGGGAGCCTGTTTCCTCCAGAGAACAGTTTCTGGCTTCCCCAGGCTGCGGTCAGACAAGCTGCGCGATGAAACCCTCTCCGTCCCAGCCTTCCAGTGCCTCTGCCCCGGAGTGCAAATGGACCAACATGCCACAAT
Proteins encoded in this region:
- the PAX1 gene encoding paired box protein Pax-1 — encoded protein: MSGGGGRPGGHRVGTSPRARPRRDAVPLAGDSVCPSCLPLPALPAGGPDPGGGGRCPPVSARRRCPPLPPTPPSKTRRRAYFRCVFPVFRMFSSPPPAFSCLRENTHDLPIDLSWRGGKRPQKSPKHSSHPRCTRLLLFGLEKGGFRCQVGGDGFAGDAGRGGGPASARVTPPLLSAAPPHWAPPAAGGSPQKHKDPPPSVPGASGDVPARVSRPSGLEAGGRCPYCAPVLASASRVGTSVERDLPASRRGACRAAGGGHDSGGGASRSRSRSLPAPARRRRCPSGCPPVTRPAAEHPYGEVNQLGGVFVNGRPLPNAIRLRIVELAQLGIRPCDISRQLRVSHGCVSKILARYNETGSILPGAIGGSKPRVTTPNVVKHIRDYKQGDPGIFAWEIRDRLLADGVCDKYNVPSVSSISRILRNKIGSLSQPGPYDGGKQPPPQPALPYNHIYQYPYPGPVASPAAKMGGHPGAPVTAAHVSLPRSWPSAHSVTNILGIRTFVEQTGALAGTEGSAYPPKMEDWPSVNRTAFPPSQAVNGIDKAAMEGDIKYPPPAPGLSSVGGFLPACAYPPSNQPSVFGGAAGGYIPPGPPWQPQGSPLAHHGPGVAVHGGDLATAMAFKQPGREAVDRKPGSPVGKSPDPLNSIHGLSIPASSS